The Anopheles bellator unplaced genomic scaffold, idAnoBellAS_SP24_06.2 scaffold00409_ctg1, whole genome shotgun sequence genomic sequence ACGACATGGGAGAACCTCCTGATaaagttttatattttacattaGTTCTGAGTtaggtgtttttattttcgtttcaaagtTCAAGTAAATAATGTAAAATTACAGTCAAAAAcggtaaataatttaaaagtCATAATAAAACTACATCGACTGGAGACGGTTCCCAGCTTTCCCTTGGGGCAAGATTAAACATGTACAGCagttaaagttaaattaaCTGTCAGATATGTGTTTACTCCAtgttttatacaaaaaaatgtcGCAACAACGTCTCTGTTTGTCTTAATTATTATGTTGTTAATATAGTTTTTTGATTGGTAATGTAAgtgtatattttttttaacattagAAGAACGGTCTGGGTCGTATTTATTGCCCGATGGACATTGTACTCCAACACCTTGTTGAAGAATGTCAACAATCGCTTCCTTCCGTTTGGGGCATGTAGTGGCACTGTTGGTTCCTCgtttcaagtttttttttggcttcaaTGGAAGACTCGTTTGTACATGAAACGAGCTTTTGGTATTCCTGGCAAAGAGATAAATGTTCATTTACAAAAGAACACGAAGAGGATACAACGACCgagtttgctgtttttggtaCCATTGATGCATCTCGTCAAGCCATACAGAAAATGTGACTTCTTTTAATCCCGACTGGTTTTGGTCACCACCGAGCCCTATTCGACTTGCCGTATAATGTTATATCCATGGATTGAGATTTCTGGTGAGAGCCAAGTTTCAGAAACGGTTAATATGTCACAGCTAGTATCACCGATCAAAGGCCTGAAGGTGGTTAGATTGCCAAGGAAACTTCTATTGATGACGTTATTCGTCAGTGAACCAATGAATCCCAGCTTAGCCATTGCTACATCTATGATaataatttttgaaatgtATGATTGGTAATTTGTacaatttataattttattttaaggaAGGAACAGGAACAAAAAATATCGACAAACTAGACAGTTACGAAGCTCCCGGTTGCGTCCTAGCAAGGTTCCATCCGAGAGTAGGGTTGCACAACACAATTATCCCATCCCTGTTGTCCGGTTTCAGCTCCAACAGTCATTGTTGGCGTCTCTGTCATTGTTCATTGTTCGTCATTGTTGGCGTCTCGGCGCCTCTTAGGCTTCTTTTCACCTCGGTAACGAGAGGGGAGATGACGTTAGGGTCCAGGGCGTGAGTTGGGCGGATAGAATTGACGGCGTCGGATTCACCGTGCTGATGTAAGATCGTCCACTGCGTGTCGAAGCGCTTGGTGGCGTCTATCTGCGAGCTCGTCGTCTACTTCGTCTCTCGCCAGGCGCACCGATACGTGTTACTCTAGGACCACACTTTTGGCGCGAAGCGTCTCAATGTCTCGCTCCGCTCTGGGGTTGACGGATGCGTCGGTCACACGCACGTGCTTCTGGTGCCGTTGCTGGTAACAGCGGGCGTCCTCCGCCACAATAAGTATTCGAATACCACTGTGTTTGTATTCACACGATGCAAACTTGGTTCATGCCTTAACCGGGTTGTATAGCAGACAGGATAGACTAAAGTTCGGAGTCGTCTCGAGGGTCTAGGGTCAAAGACTACCATTTACAATGATTTAAGAGAGGAGATTTGTGCAAGCGTGCCACTAGCCAGTAAGCCACCGAGATACTTCTCTTTTTGTGGTTTCTTTGGttttaaatgttaaacaaaCTACGTTTCTTTCAGCATGCAACTATATGACCACGTTCAGTTTTATAACGGTAGGTGGAATCAGTGCCTTCACATATATCAAAAATTTTCATGACATCGTTGTGCCATTCCAAATTGAATACGCAACACTAACAACCAACGAGACAGATTTACTATATTTCCTGGgatttttcagtttcatcAATATACTTATTCGTGTTGCAATAAACCGTTATCCATTGCGTATTTAtcgcaaagaaaaacagtaaGTAAATAGTTGCTCTAATATCTGTTTCATATcttcttttaattaatttttcacattttattcAAGATACCTCGCCATGTTTGAAGGAAAAATTCCTTTAACTTATAAGAAACTGAAATTTTACCAAGGTGATGTAGTTCCAGTGCCTCCAGGTGGTATGCTACCTTGGCAGGAGTCTAGgtacaaaataaaagataaacaTGTGCTGTTGTTAGATGAATACTTTCGTTCACCATCTGAGTTGAATACCATGATGATACGTAACAAGACAGTTAAAAAAAGTAGTAACACACTCTGAATCGAGCTCGTGTGTGGGCTTAGtagaaaagaaactaaaatTATTCAAGCAGTTGAATCAGGTGTTAATGGgattaatgtattttttaagtACACTGAAGTTTAATATATAATTTCGTCGGATAATGTACTGCGTATGCGTGTTATATGTTAAAATAAAGAAGTCGTACTCTTGGTACTGCatggtgttttcttttgttttgcaaatcgAGGAAACACAATTGATGTCAAAACAGCTCATTTTATGATCTTTGTTATAAAGTTTTGCTGATAATTACAATtgatcattaaaaatattaaaaactatTATAGCAAAAATAGCAggaatgttgttttattattgattttttatttgtttatctttCAAATACACAATTGTTTCGTTACCCAGCGACGAACGTACAATCGCCGGTTTCACAATCTTATTACTACGCACGCATTCATTACAATCTCCTCGGTTCCGTTCCCCTTTTAATTGCCGGTCTGATATCTACAAAAGTGTAtaactggggagctacattaGGCGTAACTGgagggctacatgaggcgtgaaaactagcgttaaattaatttgtaatgccaaaccgtttaccgTGTGGcggcaaaaatataaaaccgaaatgtcaaacgtgtttacgttcgtaattttggtccgagaaaatagaaatagaagagaaattaattgatttctgaatattttttttgttttttccgatgtggttgctataccagcaaataagaacttacattatcctctgtttgtaaacaaagagtattgaaaaagtatttactgtcgggtttacgcctcggccgacacataaacgttaTGACACCAGCGCAAACAGTATCTGAAATGcctgaaaatttatttgcgcatcgtgtagccCTGCAGTATagttttcaaacttcaaataGAAATATAAAATTTTACCATTAAAACGtagatttgaaaaaaaatcacaacacgGGAACTCGCTTCgtttattttgattcattacaagtaaaaaatcaagtataAACGAAGTTTTGtaagtttgtttgttcgcaATAGCTTACATTTAGTTTACCCTGTTGAACTGTCCTAGATCTGGAATGCGACGAAACATTTTCTTGCCAATACCGAAAAGCAGTATTACATGACAAACATGCAAGGTAACGCTGCTCAATACCGTGCTAGGATAGGTATTCCAGCAGAACTCTATCAGCAACAACATTAGAAACTTGAAACTGTTCTCGTATTCCGTATACCACATAAGATACGGCAAGCTGTGAAAGTACCATACATAAAACTGATAGTGTAGGCTCCGAGCGCAAACAATGCCGATAAAGTTTGATAGAAAAAGTGGCAATAATGCCAATTGACTACAACGATCAAAGTGAATTGAAAAGATGTTTGGTGCCTTTACTCTTGTTTGATTCAAGTGCTTTTTCTCCTCCAGATCAGAGGCTTGTTTAATGGTTTTCTCAAACGACTTCAAAAATTGTTGTTCTTCTTCGGATAGCTTTTGTGCAGAGCCAGAGTTCTCTTTTTGGGCAGAGTCAGTTATACTTCTCCGGTTCGATAAggaccgtttttcttttccagtaCATTTCTCCTCCTCTATCAGATTTTGTGCTGCAATCTGCGGTGCGAGCATGATTTCAAGATTACGCAAACGACAGTAGTTTTGGAAATAGTTGAGACAAGGTGTTGCGAAAATTACAAGTAGTGCCAGATGAAGCGCTAGTAAAcccaaatgaaacattttgcTCTCGAAAATCACCGGCTCTAGGAATCTATAGTTTACTGTCCATTTATGGTCAAAAACTCGTGCAAAATCAAAACTTCCTTTGATGTACTCCCACGGATAGGtcgacaaaaatggcaaacccAGCAGTATCTGGATACAACTACAAACAGTTAACTGAATAAACGTTCTAAACCAACCAAGATTTGTGATGAACATCAGTAGAACTGCAGGAGCGAATAACAGAATATTCATCTTCACTGACACGCCCAAGC encodes the following:
- the LOC131214272 gene encoding lethal(2)neighbour of tid protein 2, which produces MPSNKTVQRTKKVFPLRKESQTFPEKFSTDYINFTFVKSLIFEPSRLPLVSLAVLAAELVLNVFIVQNVRYTEIDWIAYMQECEGFINGTTNYSMLTGDTGPLVYPAGFVYIYSALYFLTSRGSNIRLAQYIFIGIYLLQLTLVLRLYCKSRKIPPYVILVTIFTSYRIHSIYVLRLFNDPIAVLLLYAALNLYIDGRWTLGSVMFSLGVSVKMNILLFAPAVLLMFITNLGWFRTFIQLTVCSCIQILLGLPFLSTYPWEYIKGSFDFARVFDHKWTVNYRFLEPVIFESKMFHLGLLALHLALLVIFATPCLNYFQNYCRLRNLEIMLAPQIAAQNLIEEEKCTGKEKRSLSNRRSITDSAQKENSGSAQKLSEEEQQFLKSFEKTIKQASDLEEKKHLNQTRVKAPNIFSIHFDRCSQLALLPLFLSNFIGIVCARSLHYQFYVWYFHSLPYLMWYTEYENSFKFLMLLLIEFCWNTYPSTVLSSVTLHVCHVILLFGIGKKMFRRIPDLGQFNRVN
- the LOC131214271 gene encoding uncharacterized protein LOC131214271 isoform X1, encoding MEYYLTACNYMTTFSFITVGGISAFTYIKNFHDIVVPFQIEYATLTTNETDLLYFLGFFSFINILIRVAINRYPLRIYRKEKQYLAMFEGKIPLTYKKLKFYQGDVVPVPPGGMLPWQESRYKIKDKHVLLLDEYFRSPSELNTMMIRNKTVKKSSNTL